In Oxyura jamaicensis isolate SHBP4307 breed ruddy duck chromosome 21, BPBGC_Ojam_1.0, whole genome shotgun sequence, a single genomic region encodes these proteins:
- the CTNNBIP1 gene encoding beta-catenin-interacting protein 1: protein MNREGVPGKSPEEMYIQQKVRVLLMLRKMGSNLTASEEEFLRTYAGVVNSQLSQLPQHSIDQGAEDVVMAFSRSETEDRRQ, encoded by the exons ATGAACCGTGAGGGCGTCCCCGGAAAGAGTCCGGAGGAGATGTACATTCAGCAGAAAGTGAGAGTCCTGCTCATGCTGAGGAAGATGGGATCAAAT CTGACTGCTAGTGAAGAGGAGTTCTTGCGCACATATGCAGGTGTAGTGAATAGCCAACTTAGCCAGCTTCCTCAACACTCAATTGATCAGG GTGCTGAGGATGTTGTGATGGCATTTTCCAGATCAGAgacagaagacagaagacagTAA